GCTCGGTCCCGCCGGTGAGTCGGTCGATCAGCCACGAGTCGATGGTTCCGATTCGGAGCTCGCCGCGCTCGGCTCGCTCCTGCAGGGTGGGGTCCGTGTCGAAGAGCCACCGCACCTTGGTGGCGGAGAAGTATGAGGCGAGCGGCAGGCCGGTGATGTCGCGGAACCGATCGTGACCGCCGTCGGCCGCGAGCCGCTCCACGAGATCTGCCGAACGGGTGTCCTGCCAGACGATCGCGTTGGCAACGGGGCGCCCGGTCGCGGCATCCCAGACCACGGTGGTCTCACGTTGGTTCGTGACGCCGACGGCCCGAATACGGTGCCCCGGGGCCGCGGCGATGGCATCCCGGATGACCGCCTGCACGTTCGACCAGATCTCGTCGGTGTCGTGTTCGACCCATCCCGGCTGGGGGAAGATCTGGCGATGCTCCAGCTGTGCCGAGGCCACGACCTCGCCAGCCTCGTCGACAACGAGGGTGCGGCTGCTGGTGGTGCCTTGGTCGATGGCGAGGACCGCGTCGCGCTGCGTCATGCCGTCTGCACCAGGCGGAGGCCGTGCCGGTCGTGGAGCTGGTTACGCGCGGCGTCGAGTTCGCGCGCGGCATCGTCGGTGGACCAGGCGAGTTCGTCCGAGAGGATGCCGGTGACTTCGATGAGGAGCTCGTCCGAGACCCGTCCCGACATCGCCAGGTTTGTCCGCCGCTGAATCAGGTCGCACACGGTGGCAACCTGCTCCGAGCGCACCAGCCAGACGAGTTCCTCGACCGAGTAGTCCGGGGCCGCGCCCAATGGCCGCTCCTCTGGCGTAAAACGGATGAAGTCGGCGCTGCGGGTACCGTACCGACGCAGCAGCTGCAGTGCACGGTCAACGCTGAGGGCGCCCCGTTTGCGAATGGCCCATTGCTCCTGATCGGTGGTGTCGACCGGGAAGCCGGCTCCGCCGCCGATCGGCAGGGTTCGGGTGTCGACCCGACGCGTGACGCCGAGCATGTCGGTGATCCGCTGGCTGAGACTCTGGCCCAGGGCTCGGAACGTAGTGAGCTTGCCGCCCACAAGGCTCAGGACGTCCGTGCCGCCAACCTTCGACGAGACGACACGGTAGTCCCGCGACACGAAGCCAGGGGCGAGGTCGCCGTGGCGGGGGAGCGGGCGGATGCCGCTGAACCGGTACACGATCTGGCTGCGGTCGAGCGAGATTCGGGGGAACACTAGGCGCACCAGTTCAAAGAAGTAGTCAACCTCCGCCTCGGTGCAGACCGCGGGCTCACTCGGGTCGGCCTCGAGGTCGGTCGTGCCGACCATCACGTTGCCGTTCATCGGGTAGATGAGCACGATGCGGCCGTCTGTGTTCTCGAAGAAGATCTCGTTGCCCCCGGTCGCCGCCGCCAGCTCCGGATTGTCGAGCATGATGTGGCTGCCCTTGGTGCCGCCCATCAGAGTCGTCCGCTCGCCGAGCGCCGCGTTGGTGAGGTCAGTCCAGGGCCCGGACGCGTTGAGCACAACGCGGGCGGCGAAGTCGAACGTGTCGCCTGTGCGCTCGTCCCGCAGCAGCACCTTGCCGCCGGCGAACCCGGAGGCACGAACGTGATTGCTCGCGCGCGCACCCGCCGCGATCGCGTCATGCAGCAGGTCGATCGACATCCGCTCCGGCTCGTGCACTGACGCGTCGAAGTAGCTCGCGGAGTACCGCATCTTGGCGGGGAAGTCGGGGAACGCGGCGCGCGTCGCCTTCGGACCGCGCAAGCGGTGCCTCGGGAGTGTGCCGCCGTCGCGCGAGAAGATGTCGTACATCATCAGGCCGACCTTGATCAGTGCCGCTCCGCGCGGCGCCGGCTTGCCCTGCCTGTGGGTGAGCATGCGCAGCGGCGCGGCGATGATGCCGGAGAACAGCGTCGAGATCGGGATCACGGTGCGGAGCGGCTTCACCACGTGAGGAGCGATCTTCACGAGCCGATTGCGTTCCTGCACGGATTCCCGCACCAGCCGAAACTCGCCGTTCTCGAGATAACGGATGCCGCCGTGGATCATATGGCTGGATGCCCCGGATGCGCCCGAGCAGTAGTCAACGGCTTCGACCAGGGCGACGTCGACGCCCTGGAGTGCGAGGTCGCGGAGCGTGGCGAGCCCGTTGACACCGCCGCCGATGATCAGGACATCTGCCTGCGGTCGTTCCCGCAGGGCATGGACGCTAGAGCGGTCGGGGTGCACGGGCACGATGGTCTCCTGGTGAGGTTCGAGGAATGTCGGTTGAGACGATTGTCAGAAGGGCGTCACGCGCGGGGCAATCGGGGCGCACATATGTCCAGCGTTCGTCTCATGACCTCAGCGCGCTCCGCCGTTGATGTACAGGGTCTGACCCGACACATATGACGCGTCGTCGCTGGCGAAGAAGGCGATGGTCGCCGCGATCTCCTCGGGCTGGCCGACGCGGCCAAGCGGCGTCCGCTCGGCGACGGCGGTCTGGTAGTCGGCGGCGCTCATGCCGACCCTGGCCGCCGTCGCGTCGGTCATCGGCGTGGCGATGAACCCGGGCGCCACCGCGTTCACGGTGATGCCGAATGGCCCGAGCTCGATCGCGGCTGTCGCGGTGAGGCCTTGGATGCCGGCCTTCGCCGCGGCGTAGTTCGCCTGGCCGCGATTGCCGAGCGCGGAGCGACTGCTGAGGTTGACGATCCGACCCGAACGCTGCGGGACCATTACGGCCTGCGCGGCCTTGATCCCATTGAAGGTCGCCGTGAGGTTCGTGGCGATCACGAGGTCCCAATCGGCTGAATCGAGCTTGTGCAGAAGGTTGTCGCGAGTCATACCCGCGTTGTTCACGAAGATGTCGACGGCTGCCCGGTCGGCTAGCACCTGCGCGACCACTGCCTCGAGGTCTTCCAGACGCGTGACGTCGGCGCGCAGACCGGTAGCGGATCCTCCTGCGGCGATGACCTCAGCATCGGCGGAGATCGCCTGGGCGCTCGCCACGGCGCCGTCCGGATCGATGTCGACGACGGCGACGTGGGCGCCCTCCCTCGCCAACCGGAGAGCGGTAGCCGCACCGATACCGCGAGCGGCTCCGGTGATGACAGCGGTCTTGTCAGTGAAACGCATAAATGTTCCTTCCCGTCGATCCCGGCTCAAGACCGGTGTCCGAATGCCGCCACGCCCGTGATGGCGCGGCCGACGATGAGGGACTGGATGCTGTCAGTGCCCTCGTAGGTGTAGACGACCTCCATGTCCGTCAGATGGCGCGCGACATGGTTCTCGAGCAGCATTCCATTGCCGCCGAGGATGTCGCGTGCCTCGCTGCAGACCCAGCGGCCGCGTTCGGCGGTGTACATCTTGGCGAGCGAGGACATCGACCCGTCAAGCCGGTCGGTGTCACCCAGCTCGGCGAGGCGGAAGCAGTACATCTGCATCGCGGTGATCTCCGCGAGCATCTTGGCCAGCCGGTGTTGCACGAGCTGGTACTCGGCGATCGGGCTGCCGAATTGCCGGCGGGTCTTGGAGTATTCGAGCGCGATCTCGTAGCAGGCCATCGCGTGGCCGACGGCCTCCCAGCTGGCACCCGAGCGGGTCTTCGCGAGCACGGCACTGGCGTCTCGGAACGAGGCAGACTTCGCGAGCAGATTGGTTGCGGGAATGCGGACGGATTCGATCGTGATGTGCGACTGCTCGATCGCACGTTTTCCCACCTTGCCGTCGATGATCTGAGCCGAGAACCCTGCGGGGAACTCGCCCGACTCCTCGCGTTCGACAACAAATGCCTTTACCTTGGCGTCGCTAGTGTCGCGCGCCCAGACCACGACCACGTCGGCGCGGTGCGCGTTTCCGATCCAGCGTTTGGCGCCAGTGAGCACGTACTCATCGCCGTCGAGCACGGCGCTCGTCTCGAGGGCCACGCTGTCAGAGCCGTGATCGGGTTCGGTGAGGGCGAAGGCGCCCAGTTTCCTGAGGGCAGCCATGTCGGGCAGCCAGCGCTGCTTCTGTTCGTCGCTTCCGAGCAGGTCGATCGAACCCATCGTCAGGCCGGAGTGCACGCCGAAGAAGGTGTTGACGCTGCCGTCGCCCCGTGACATCTCGAGCGAGACGAGTCCGGCCTCGCGGCGGGTCATGCCGGGGCATCCGTATCCGGAGATGAAGGTGCCGACGATTCCGAGTTCAGCGAGCTTGGGAATTATCTCCTCGGGAAAGCGCGCCCGCTCCCACGCGTCGTTGATGACCGGCGTGACTTCTTCATCGACGAAGCGACGCACGGTGCTGATGAGGTCGCGTTCGCGGTCGGTGAGCTCGTCAGAAAGCCGGTACCAGTCGGTGGTGAGAGCGGGTTGCGTCACGGTGTTCCCATCGAGTCGGAGGGCATCGGCCCTGAATGCGATTTGACGTTAGCAGCGATAAGGCATATTTCTTATACCAATTGGAATTTGTGCAAAGCACCTCCAAGACACCCCCAGGCATCAGCAAAGGAGCTTCATGACTCACGTGTTTTCCGACGTCAAATCACTGTCGGCGGCGGTTGGGTCAGAGCTCGGGGTGAGCGGATGGCGCACAGTGGACCAGCAGCTGGTTGATGACTTCGCCGCGGTAACGGGCGACCGCCAGTGGATTCACACTGACCCGGCCCGCGCCGCGGACGGACCATTCGGCGCGACTGTCGCCCACGGCCTGCTCTCGCTGTCGCTCCTTCCAGCGCTCGCCACTGAGGCGTATCGCATCGACGGCGTCACCTCACGGGTGAACTATGGCTACGAGAACGTGCGATTTCCCGCGGCGGTCCGCGTGGGCAGCCGCGTCCGGAATCGGGTGGAACTGGTCGGCGTCGAGCCGGCGTCGGCAGGAACGCGTCTGACGACCCGTCACGTGCTGGAGATCGACGGGGAGCCCAAACCCGGATGCGTCGCGGTCGCGATCACCCTCATT
This Salinibacterium sp. ZJ450 DNA region includes the following protein-coding sequences:
- a CDS encoding glycerol-3-phosphate dehydrogenase/oxidase, which produces MPVHPDRSSVHALRERPQADVLIIGGGVNGLATLRDLALQGVDVALVEAVDYCSGASGASSHMIHGGIRYLENGEFRLVRESVQERNRLVKIAPHVVKPLRTVIPISTLFSGIIAAPLRMLTHRQGKPAPRGAALIKVGLMMYDIFSRDGGTLPRHRLRGPKATRAAFPDFPAKMRYSASYFDASVHEPERMSIDLLHDAIAAGARASNHVRASGFAGGKVLLRDERTGDTFDFAARVVLNASGPWTDLTNAALGERTTLMGGTKGSHIMLDNPELAAATGGNEIFFENTDGRIVLIYPMNGNVMVGTTDLEADPSEPAVCTEAEVDYFFELVRLVFPRISLDRSQIVYRFSGIRPLPRHGDLAPGFVSRDYRVVSSKVGGTDVLSLVGGKLTTFRALGQSLSQRITDMLGVTRRVDTRTLPIGGGAGFPVDTTDQEQWAIRKRGALSVDRALQLLRRYGTRSADFIRFTPEERPLGAAPDYSVEELVWLVRSEQVATVCDLIQRRTNLAMSGRVSDELLIEVTGILSDELAWSTDDAARELDAARNQLHDRHGLRLVQTA
- a CDS encoding MaoC family dehydratase, with amino-acid sequence MTHVFSDVKSLSAAVGSELGVSGWRTVDQQLVDDFAAVTGDRQWIHTDPARAADGPFGATVAHGLLSLSLLPALATEAYRIDGVTSRVNYGYENVRFPAAVRVGSRVRNRVELVGVEPASAGTRLTTRHVLEIDGEPKPGCVAVAITLIPAEPAA
- a CDS encoding SDR family oxidoreductase; translated protein: MRFTDKTAVITGAARGIGAATALRLAREGAHVAVVDIDPDGAVASAQAISADAEVIAAGGSATGLRADVTRLEDLEAVVAQVLADRAAVDIFVNNAGMTRDNLLHKLDSADWDLVIATNLTATFNGIKAAQAVMVPQRSGRIVNLSSRSALGNRGQANYAAAKAGIQGLTATAAIELGPFGITVNAVAPGFIATPMTDATAARVGMSAADYQTAVAERTPLGRVGQPEEIAATIAFFASDDASYVSGQTLYINGGAR
- a CDS encoding acyl-CoA dehydrogenase family protein → MTQPALTTDWYRLSDELTDRERDLISTVRRFVDEEVTPVINDAWERARFPEEIIPKLAELGIVGTFISGYGCPGMTRREAGLVSLEMSRGDGSVNTFFGVHSGLTMGSIDLLGSDEQKQRWLPDMAALRKLGAFALTEPDHGSDSVALETSAVLDGDEYVLTGAKRWIGNAHRADVVVVWARDTSDAKVKAFVVEREESGEFPAGFSAQIIDGKVGKRAIEQSHITIESVRIPATNLLAKSASFRDASAVLAKTRSGASWEAVGHAMACYEIALEYSKTRRQFGSPIAEYQLVQHRLAKMLAEITAMQMYCFRLAELGDTDRLDGSMSSLAKMYTAERGRWVCSEARDILGGNGMLLENHVARHLTDMEVVYTYEGTDSIQSLIVGRAITGVAAFGHRS